The Pedococcus dokdonensis region GGTCGCCGCCACTGCCCACCCTTCCGCTCTCGCCGCGCGACGCCCTGCCTGCTCCGCCGACCCAGCCGTCCCCCGGGGGCGCCAGCGGAGCGGGAGCCGCCGACCAGGCCGCTGCGACCGAGGCACTCTCGATCTCGATCCGCACGACGTCCTCTCGCACCGGTGCCGACTGGCGCCTGCCGTGCGGTCCCTGCGAGCAGCCCGGTACCCGACCTGACTAGTGCCGCTCTCGCGTCGCCCGTCGACGCAGCAGAGCCATGCCCGGACACGGGCGACCAAGCACGTTCAGGAAGGAAAGACCATGCATGCATATGTGCGCAGAGGGCTCGAAGTGGCCCTCGTGGTCGGGGGAGGCATCCTGTTCTTCGCAGGACAGGCATCCGCCGACGAAGGCACCACGGGCGCAGGTAGCGCCCTCGGTGGCAACCAGGTGGCAGTCTCCGTCGCCGTCCCCGTCACCGTGACGGGCAGCTCCATCTCAGTGGCCGGCGACTCGGACTCTTCCGGGTCGCAGGCGCAAGCACCAGCAGTGCGCACTGCCAGCGCCGGCACCACCTCGGGCAAGGACTCGACCGGCGGGGGCAACCAGGCCGCTGTCGCGGTGTCGGTGCCCGTGACGGTGAGCGGCAACAGCGTCTCGGTGCTGGGGGACTCGTCGTCCTCGGGTTCGTCCGCGACGGCACCTGCCGGCTCCTCGGCTGGTTCGGCGGGGACGGCTGGTGACTCGACGTCGGGTGAGGACTCGGCGCTCGGGGCAACCAGGTGACCGCACCCGTCACCGCTCCGGTCACCGCGGGCGGCAACGCCGTGTCGGTGATCGGTGACTCCAGCAGCACCGGGTCGACGGCAACGGCACCTTCCGGTTCGTCCGCCACGGCACCTGCCGGTTCGGCGGGCGGTTCGGCGGGGACGGCTGGTGACTCGACGTCTGGTGAGGACTCGGCGCTCGGGGGCAACCAGGTGACCGCACCCGTCACGGCTCCGGTCACCGCGGGCGGCAACGCCGTGTCGGTGATCGGCGACTCCAGCAGCACCGGGTCGACTGCGACGGCACCTGCCGGCTCGTCGGCTGGTTCGGCGGGGACGGCTGGTGACTCGACGTCGGGTGAGGACTCGGCGCTCGGGGGCAACCAGGTGACCGCACCCGTCACCGCTCCGGTCACCGCGGGCGGCAATGCCGTGTCGGTGATCGGCGACTCCAGCAGCACCGGGTCGACTGCGACTGCACCTGCCGGCTCGTCGGGCTCGGGCGCGGGCGACAGCACTTCCGGTGCGGACTCGACCGGTGGTGGCAACCAGGTGACCGCACCCGTCACGGCTCCGGTCACCGCGGGCGGCAATGCCGTGTCGGTGATCGGCGACTCCAGCAGCACCGGGTCGACTGCGACCGCACCTGCCGGCTCGTCGGGCGGTTCGGCGGGCGGTTCGGCGGGAACGGCTGGTGACTCGACGTCGGGTGAGGACTCGGCGCTCGGGGGCAACCAGGTGACCGCACCCGTCACGGCTCCGGTCACCGCGGGCGGTAACGCCGTGTCGGTGATCGGTGACTCCAGCAGCACCGGGTCGACTGCGACCGCACCTGCCGGCTCGTCGGGCTCGGGCGCGGGGGACAGCACCTCCGGTGCGGACTCGGCGCTCGGGGGCAACCAGGTGACCGCACCCGTCACCGCTCCGGTCACCGCGGGGGCAATGCCGTGTCGGTGATCGGCGACTCCACCACCACGGGGGCAGAGACCGGCCCGACGACGCCGACGGACCCGACGACACCGACGGACCCGACGGACCCGACGACGCCGACGGACCCCGGAAGCGGTTCGGGGGACGATCAGGTGCCTACGGGTGACACCGGCACGGGCGCCGGTGCCGACTCGCCGGCCGCCTCGGCCCTGCCGGGCCTGGCCGCGCCTACCGCCGACTCGGCTCTCGCCATGACGGGTGGGTTCGCGTGGCAGCTGCTGCTGCTCGCGTGGCTCCTGCTCCTCGTGGGAGCCGGCGTCCAGATCACCGCCAGGAGGTTTGCCCTGGTCCGGTGAGCGTGGCGGGGAGGGCGGACGGTGAAGCAGCCCGCCGTCCGTCCTTCCGCCTGCCCTGAGCACGGTGCTCACGCCGGCCTGATCGGGACTTGGGTGCGCCTAGGACCCGGGTCGGCTGCGGGTCGAGCGGGAATGCCGTAGGATCGAACACATGTTCGAATCGCTGGAGGAGCTGCGTCTTACCTCCGGCACGGGTGCCGATGCCTGCCTCGGCGCGCTCCGCTGACGGTGCGGGGCGACGGGTGGGTCCGGCCCCCGCGCGACCGGCCAGCCCGGCCGTGCCCCCCGGCTGGCCACCCCTCGTGCCGCCTCCGGAGTCGCACGGGTGGCAGGTGCCGGCTGTCTCCTGGCTGCTCGACTTCTGCCCTTCGGAGTACCGCTTGTATGCCGGCTGGCGACGCCAGCCGGTTGCCCTCGCCTGGATGACGACGCGCCACATCGACTCCCAGCTGGTGGCGATGCGGCAGGCCTACCGCGAGGTGCGGGTGGAGCTCGGGGACCACCTGACGAGTGAGGGCCTGGCCCAGGTGCTGGCCGACCTGGAGACCGAGGGGGTGCGTCTGCTGGCCGCTCGTCGCAGCGCCGGCCTGGTCTATGACGCCCTGCAGGGCAAGCGCTACGTGCCGCGGCTCTGAGGGTGCCGTGACGAGCTCTGCCGCGCCGCGAGGGTGGGGGTGAGCAGGGCGGTGAGCGACAGGTCGGTGCCCTTGGCGTGCACGATCCGCCAAGCCTCGGCGGCGGCCTCCTGCAAGGGCTGCCGCACGCTGGTCAGCTGTACCACCTCGGCGAGGTCGCTGTCGTCGAAACCCACGACACCGAGGTCGCGACCGGGCTGCAGGTCGCGGTTGCGTGCGGCGCGCAGCACCCCGAGTGCCAGCAGGTCAGAGGCGCACAGGATGGCACCGTCCCGGCCGAGTCCCTCGAGCAGCCGGTCGGCTGCGGTGGTCGCGGCAGTCAGGTCCTCGACCGTCTCGGCATCCCTCGCGGAGTCGGCCAGGCCGGCGTCGGCCAGGCCGGCGAGCCACCCGGCGCGGCGGTCGTCCCCGAGGGCCGAGCCGGCGGGGTAGCCGAGGTAGGCGACCGAGGTGTAGCCCTGCTCGAGCAGGTGGGCGACCGCGAGCCGCATCCCGGCCTGCCCGTCGACGTCGACCCACCGGCCCATGTGGGGCTCGTCCCAGATCCGTCCGAAGGTCACGAACGGCACGTCGTGCTGGAGCAGCCAGGCTGGCCGCGGGTCCCCGTGCACGGTGTCACCCAGGATGAAGCCGTCGACCAGGCCCGAGGTGAGGATGCGTTCGTAGCCCGTCATGGGGTTCGGTGGCTGCGGTGCGAAGGTGACGACGTGGCAGCCGTGCGCGGGTGCTGCCACGGTCAGCTCGAGCAGGAACCGGTCGAGGACGTGGCCCACCCGCCCGGCCCCGGACGGGTTCAGCTCGAACCCATAGGCGGAGGTCTTGCGTCGACGCAGCTGCTGGGCTGCGGCGTTGGGCCGGAACCCGAGCCGCTCGATCTCGCGGTGCACCCGCTGGAGGGTGCCGGGCGCGACACGGTCGGGGTGGTTGACGGCGTTGCTGACGGTCTGGCGGGACACCCCGGCCGCGGTGGCGACGTCGACGATGGTGGCTCGGCTCGGTGTCGGTTCGGGTCCGCTTGCCACTGTCGCTCCGTTAGGCTGTGATCGGTTGACGCGCCTGAGTGGAATGTCCCATTTGAACGATCCAACTCCTGCGTCGAGAATGGCCGACGATCCTCGCCTCGTCAAGGTTTCGCGCCCGCGACGAAGCCTGGTCCGGCCCGCGACCCACCGGAAGGCGAGACCCACGTGAGTGCCGCACCGAGCCCGCGACAGCCCTGGTTGCACGACCTGCGCATCATCGTCGACGGGAACGCCACCGCCCTGTCCGCGACGGACGGCGACGTCGTCCCGGGGACGGCGCAGGGGCTGTTCGTCGACGACGTCCGCGTCCTGTCGCGGCTCGAGCTGACCGTGTCGGGGGAGTCGCCCACCCCGATCGCCTCGGCGGCCAGCGGCGCCGCAGCGGAGTTCTTCGGCGCGGCACGCGGTCTCGGTGACCCCGGACCCGACCCGACCGTCGAGGTCCACCGAGTGCGCACCCTCGAGGCAGCGAGCCTCGTGGAGCAGGTCACGATCACCTCGCGCGCGGCCGAGCCGGTCACCGCCACACTGCGGATCGAGCTCGGGTCCGACGGCCTCGACATCGCGAAGGTCAAGTACGGCGTCTGCGCCGAGCCGGCCGTCCGTCCCGTCCTCACGGACGGCCTGCTCACCTTCACCACGAACCGGCACCGGACCCTGGTCGAGGTCGACCCTGCGGCGACGAGCGTCGAGGCCCTCGGCGACCGAGCCGTCCTCGTGCACGAGGTCGTGGTCGAGCCCGGGGCGAGCCGGACGCTGCGCCTCACCGTGACGGCCCTGCGCACCGCACCGTCCGAGTTCGACGCCGATGCCGGCAGCCGGGCCGTCGCCTGGGATGACGTCCGGGTCAGCTCCGACGACCCGAGGCTGGAAGCCCTGGTGGCCAGGTCCGTCGACGACCTGCGCCACCTGCTGTTGCGCGACCCGCTCGACCCGGCCGATGTCTTCGCGGCGGCCGGGTCGCCCTGGTACCTCACGCTGTTCGGGCGCGACTCGATCTGGGCGGCGCGGATGATGCTGCCGTTCGGCACCGAGCTGGCCGCTGGCACGCTGCGTGCCCTGGCTCGCCGCCAGGGCACTCGGCACGACCCCGAGTCGGCCGAGCAGCCGGGCAAGATCGCCCACGAGGTCCGCCGCACGGCATACACGGGATCGCCGCGCAAGGGCGACCTCGCGCTCCCGCCGCTCTACTACGGCACGGTCGACGCCACCGCGCTCTGGGTGACCCTGCTCGTGGAAGCGTGGCGCTGGGGGCTGGCCGAGGCGCAGGTGCGCGCCCTGCTGCCGCACCTGCGGGCCGCCCTGGCCTGGCTGACCGGTGACGGGCAACCCGACGACGACGGCTTCCTGAAGTACCTCGACGCCACGGGTCACGGCCTCGTGAACCAGGGCTGGAAGGACTCCCTCGACTCGATGCGCACGCGCGACGGCCGGATCGCCCCGGCCCCGATCGCCCTCGTCGAAGCGCAGGCGTATGCCGTGCAGGCACTGCTCGAGGCGGCCGACCTCCTCGACGCGCTGGGGGAGGAGGGCGCGGCCGAGGTGCGGCACCAGGGCGCAGCGCTGCGCGACCGTGTGCGTGCCGCGTTCTGGGTGGGCGGGGCCGACGGGCGCTACCTCGCGATGGCGTTGGACGGCCAGGGCCGGGCCGTCGACGGCCTCGGCTCCAACATGGGTCACGCCCTCGGCACCGGGACCCTCGACCCCGGCGAGGCCGCGACGGTCGGCCGCACGGTCACCGGCGCCGAGCTGCTCGACACCTTCGGTGTGCGCACGCTCGGCACGGGGAACGGCGGGTTCAACCCGATCGGCTACCACACCGGATCGATCTGGACCCACGACACGGCCATCGTCGCCCTCGGCCTGGCACGCGAGGGACTGGGCGACGCGGCCGCCGCCGTCAGCAGGGCACTGGTCGCATCCGCCGAGGCCTTCGACTACCGCTGGCCCGAGCTCTACTCTGGGCTGCCGATGATGGGGCGACCGGCGCCATACCCGGCATCCTGCCGACCCCAGGCGTGGTCGGCCGCCTCGGCCGGTGCGGTGGTCTCGGTCGCCCTCGGCCTGCGGGCCGACCTGCCCCGGGGAGTACTGCACGTGGAGCCACCACGGCCGTCGCCGTTCGGGGCGTTGCGGGTCGACGGTCTCCGGCTGGGCGCCACCACCTTCTCGGTCGAGGTCGACCGGGACGGTGCGGTCGAGGTGATCGGGGTGCCGGACGAGGTCGAGATCAGGCGGGGCGCATAGACTCGGGCGGTTCCCCGACGCACTGGCGTGCGCAGACGACACCCGAAAGGACGCCGCGTGGGAGTGCTCGAGACCATCACCGGCCCGGCCGACCTCAAGGCGCTGTCGCCTGCCCAGCTGCCGGGGCTCGCCCAGGAGATCAGGGACTTCCTCGTCGAGTCCGTCTCCAAGACCGGTGGCCACCTGGGCCCGAACCTCGGTGTGGTCGAGCTGACCATCGCCCTGCACCGGGTCTTCGACAGCCCGGACGACGCGATCGTCTTCGACACCGGGCACCAGTCCTACGTCCACAAGCTGCTCACCGGCCGACACGACTTCAGCAAGCTCAAGAAGCAGGGCGGGCTCTCGGGCTACCCGAGTCGCACGGAGTCCGAGCACGACGTCGTCGAGAACTCGCACGCCTCGACGGCTCTGTCGTGGGCCGACGGCATCGCCAAGGGACGACGGCTGCGCGGTGAGAAGGGGCGCCACACGGTGGCGGTCATCGGCGACGGTGCCCTGACCGGGGGGATGGCCTGGGAGGCGATCAACAACATCGCCGCCGACAAGGACCTGCCGCTGACCATCGTCGTCAACGACAACGAGCGGTCCTACGCACCGACCATCGGCGGTCTGGCCGACCACCTCGCGACCCTGCGCACCACGCGCGGCTACGAGCGCTTCCTCGACTGGGGCAAGAACACGCTGAGCCGGACCCCTGTCGTGGGTGGCGCGATGTACGAGACGTTGCACGGCATGAAGAAGGGCATCAAGGACATCGTCGCCCCGCAGGGGATGTTCGAGGACCTCGGCCTGAAGTACCTCGGTCCGGTCGACGGTCACGACGAGCAGGCCGTCGAGTCGGCCCTGCGCAAGGCCCGGGCCTTCGGTGGACCGGTCCTCGTCCACGTCATCACCGAGAAGGGCCGCGGCTACGACCCGGCTCGTCGCGACGTGGGCGACCAGTGGCACGCGATCGGGAAGTTCAACCCCGAGACCGGGTTGCCGTTCGAGGTGAGCGGCCGGATCTGGACGGACGAGTTCAACGACGAGATGGTGCGGATCGGCGCGGAGCGCGACGACGTCGTGGCGCTCACGGCAGCCATGCTCATCCCGGTCGGCCTCGATGGCTTCGCCGCCGCCTACCCCGACCGGGTCTTCGACGTCGGCATCGCCGAGCAGCACGCGGTCACCATGGCGAGCGGCCTCGCGTACGCCGGGCTGCACCCGGTCGTCGCGGTCTACGCCACCTTCCTCAACCGGGCCTTCGACCAGCTGCTGATGGACTGCGCGCTGCACCGGGCCGGTGTCACCTTCGTGCTGGACCGGGCCGGCGTCACAGGGAGCGACGGCGCGTCGCACAACGGCATGTGGGACATGACGATCGCGTCGGTCGTCCCGGGCCTGCGGCTGGCGGCGCCCCGCGACGGCGACCAGGTCAAGCTGCAGCTCCGCGAGGCGATCGACGTGACCGATGCCCCGACGGTGATCCGCTTCCCGAAGGGCGATGTCGGACCCGCGGTCACCGCGATCCGTCAGCACGGCGACGTCGACGTGCTCCACGAGACGTCACTCGACTCCTGCGAGCTGCTCCTCGTCGGGGTGGGGGCCTTCGCAGGCATGGCCGTGGACATCGCGGGCAAGCTCGAGGCCCAGGGCCACTCGGTCACCGCGGTCGACCCGCGCTGGGTGCTGCCGGTGAGCGACGACCTGGTCGAGCTG contains the following coding sequences:
- a CDS encoding LacI family DNA-binding transcriptional regulator, which codes for MASGPEPTPSRATIVDVATAAGVSRQTVSNAVNHPDRVAPGTLQRVHREIERLGFRPNAAAQQLRRRKTSAYGFELNPSGAGRVGHVLDRFLLELTVAAPAHGCHVVTFAPQPPNPMTGYERILTSGLVDGFILGDTVHGDPRPAWLLQHDVPFVTFGRIWDEPHMGRWVDVDGQAGMRLAVAHLLEQGYTSVAYLGYPAGSALGDDRRAGWLAGLADAGLADSARDAETVEDLTAATTAADRLLEGLGRDGAILCASDLLALGVLRAARNRDLQPGRDLGVVGFDDSDLAEVVQLTSVRQPLQEAAAEAWRIVHAKGTDLSLTALLTPTLAARQSSSRHPQSRGT
- a CDS encoding amylo-alpha-1,6-glucosidase, producing MSAAPSPRQPWLHDLRIIVDGNATALSATDGDVVPGTAQGLFVDDVRVLSRLELTVSGESPTPIASAASGAAAEFFGAARGLGDPGPDPTVEVHRVRTLEAASLVEQVTITSRAAEPVTATLRIELGSDGLDIAKVKYGVCAEPAVRPVLTDGLLTFTTNRHRTLVEVDPAATSVEALGDRAVLVHEVVVEPGASRTLRLTVTALRTAPSEFDADAGSRAVAWDDVRVSSDDPRLEALVARSVDDLRHLLLRDPLDPADVFAAAGSPWYLTLFGRDSIWAARMMLPFGTELAAGTLRALARRQGTRHDPESAEQPGKIAHEVRRTAYTGSPRKGDLALPPLYYGTVDATALWVTLLVEAWRWGLAEAQVRALLPHLRAALAWLTGDGQPDDDGFLKYLDATGHGLVNQGWKDSLDSMRTRDGRIAPAPIALVEAQAYAVQALLEAADLLDALGEEGAAEVRHQGAALRDRVRAAFWVGGADGRYLAMALDGQGRAVDGLGSNMGHALGTGTLDPGEAATVGRTVTGAELLDTFGVRTLGTGNGGFNPIGYHTGSIWTHDTAIVALGLAREGLGDAAAAVSRALVASAEAFDYRWPELYSGLPMMGRPAPYPASCRPQAWSAASAGAVVSVALGLRADLPRGVLHVEPPRPSPFGALRVDGLRLGATTFSVEVDRDGAVEVIGVPDEVEIRRGA
- the dxs gene encoding 1-deoxy-D-xylulose-5-phosphate synthase produces the protein MGVLETITGPADLKALSPAQLPGLAQEIRDFLVESVSKTGGHLGPNLGVVELTIALHRVFDSPDDAIVFDTGHQSYVHKLLTGRHDFSKLKKQGGLSGYPSRTESEHDVVENSHASTALSWADGIAKGRRLRGEKGRHTVAVIGDGALTGGMAWEAINNIAADKDLPLTIVVNDNERSYAPTIGGLADHLATLRTTRGYERFLDWGKNTLSRTPVVGGAMYETLHGMKKGIKDIVAPQGMFEDLGLKYLGPVDGHDEQAVESALRKARAFGGPVLVHVITEKGRGYDPARRDVGDQWHAIGKFNPETGLPFEVSGRIWTDEFNDEMVRIGAERDDVVALTAAMLIPVGLDGFAAAYPDRVFDVGIAEQHAVTMASGLAYAGLHPVVAVYATFLNRAFDQLLMDCALHRAGVTFVLDRAGVTGSDGASHNGMWDMTIASVVPGLRLAAPRDGDQVKLQLREAIDVTDAPTVIRFPKGDVGPAVTAIRQHGDVDVLHETSLDSCELLLVGVGAFAGMAVDIAGKLEAQGHSVTAVDPRWVLPVSDDLVELARAAGAVAVVEDNLVSGGVGAAVTLALRDAGLDVPVHLHGIPKQFLDHASRGQVLEEVGLTADAVATALAGRLR